TAGAAAAACAAAGGGTCTTTTAATTTTTGCCCAGTTTCCTGAGCAAATGTAAGGGAAAGAATgaaacaacacaaaaaaaaaaaatgatgggtTTTGTTGCAATGTTCAGACAAAATGTCACATACAAAAGGCAAAGAAGTGAGAGAATCAATCTAGTGCTCAACGTCCTAAGAGAGCAACGCGGTCAGACTGAACAGCTTGAGAAAGGTTGATGTCGAAAAGCTCGCAACGAATAGGCATCTCAATCTCATAGAAAGGATTCTTGAGGACAAAGTCAGTGTAGAGCTCATAAATGTATCTGAGGAGGCTCTCCATGTGGGGAGTTCCAGGTTCACAAACCACAAAGAACTTTGTTCCTGAAGGTATAAGAGAaagaatcaagaaagaagacataaaaggaaggaaggaagttgtatatatataaacctgGGAGAGACTGGAAGCAACGGAGATCAAAGGTATCAGCTTGGAGAAGGTCGATGCCAGAACAGCCATAAACAGGAGAAAGCTGCTGAGAAATGGCGTGCATTGAGTGCCATAAACTAGCTACCCTCATGCTATCATTCGTATCCATCCTTCCCTTTGTTCCACAGTCCTGAACCAACACACACATCAATAACCAAATCCAAACATAGCAGTCTCTGAGCTACGGATTAGCCTATTTCAGATTCCAATGTCCAATTGAATAGAAATTAAACAATTTGATTCTCTTAGCTAAATCGCTGCTTCTTACAATCCTAATGATCTCCAAAAAAATCGATGAATCCGGCGAAACTAGCATCAATTAGGTCGTCATTCTCGAGATGGAAATGAAgggaaagatgatgatgatgatacctTGTAGAAAATCAAACCACCAGATTTGTTGATTATGTAAAGACTGTAAATCGCTGCCATGTCTgctaaaattattcaaaaagaTCCAAACCGAGAAATCTGCGAGGACGATGAAGAACAAAGGAGGAACTACACTGAACTTCAAAATGATGTCGTTTCTGTTATCGACGGTCTCTGATTTTGCCACGTCGACTTCATCAAGTCTATTGTTGACTAACGTCTCATAGAGCGCCACGTGAGCTTTTATGTTAAAAGTCTATTACAAACAAACAGAAACAGCAGTTCAATTGAAAAGACAATGGAAAGTGCATTCGACTTTTTCCTAAACAAGCCTAACTAATTAGTAATTACTATAGTTATAGGATTtattagtttttactttttagtgtTAAAGAAGGATTTTATCAAGGGTTCCTTATAACGATCACATATCATACTTACATGAAGAAAGGCCACTACAGTTATTTCTCACCAAACCTAAATTAACTATGCTGAAACATGACCGTCCACTTCTATAAATTAGAATtctcttcttttcctttttttttttgccaactaATAAGAACTAAATTGGGATAATTTGCTCAATATTCATATGAGCTCTGACAATTAAGAAAATAGCTATACAAAAAAAAGTGTGTCTTTTTGTACCAAAATAAGACTTTATAGTCCTTTAGGAGAGTGAGCGTGAGAGTGAGCGTGTGTATTTCAAACGCTCGAACTATATACTATTCTATATATAACATAGATATAGAATagattatttaaaacataaatgtaaaccataaactcatatcctaaaccctaaacccaaacctaaacctaaaccttaaacccaaaccatatactctaaacccaaaccctaaaccataaatcttaagTCCAAATTATGAACCATAaatccaaactatataccctaaacccaaactctaaacccaaactatatatccaaaccatataccctaaacccaaatcctaatcataaaccttaaacctaaatcctaaactctaaacccaaaccatataccctaaacccaatccctaaaccatataccctaaaccataaatcctaaactcaaattctgaaccataaactcaaactatctctataatattatttgagaagtcagtttcctatgtgtcgcgctcatgTTAATtttcacgatggttgattacattgatacccttaatgaattaaaaatattacatttaatacctattatttttttaagtttcctttttgaaaatttccatataacaaatatattaaaaaggaaaatttataaattttaaaaattgaatttaaaacgaaaatatatgtatatatataatatgatttcattaaaaaggaaatttcacaagatagtaGTATAGtagtattctattttaaaaatatttttaaataacataaattataattttgaagtaataagtacttactttatatctattatttcttagatgaaaaatatatatttgtatatacatatgtgatttcataaaaaaaaaatcagaaagataatcttgatattagaaaaaaaaatattatttattttaaaacataattttaaacaatacaaaatatatatatctatctataatataatttgagaagtatgttttctatatatcGCACTCACGTTATTTCTCACAATAGTTGATTACACTAATAcctttaattaattaaaaatattacatttaaatactattattgtttttagtttctttttttaaattttccatataacgtatatattaaaaagtaaaaatttataaattttaaaaattgaatttaaaaacaaaaatatatgtatatataatatgatttcattaaaaagggaaatttcacaagatagtaatatcctattttaaaaatatttttaaataacataaaatatacttttgaagtaataaaatacctacttatatctattgtttcttagatgaaaatatatatatttgtatataatgtgatttcataaaaacaaaatttcagaaagataattttgatattagaaaaagaaatattatttattttaaaacataattttaaacaatacaaaatgtatattttcaaagtaatataaatatttttatatatctatctaatttttagatgattacataaaataattaagtaacataaactaatcaaccttttttaaaaaatgataaattatattaaaattaaggaagACAACAATCAACCTAAATgcatataagaaaattaatcaaacttttaatatatttaaaataaaaaatattatagttgaattcagagaaaTAAATGCAATCCAATATATCTAGATGATAATTAAAtcgactagatataacatatctaaaatcatatgtctaattaaagtaatgtaatattattaatataaattattcataaaaattataaattaaatttaaaattaaagcaTATAGCAATCAActattatagtatatatttattttgtaaatatttatatccgtgcatgagcacgggaaaatcacctagtatacactaaacccaaatcctatacccaaaccatataccataaacccaaactctaatcataaaccttaaacccaaaccattaTCCATTATGTGACTATGTTATACATATTATGATATGGAAAATTTGACACACTcacaaattttgaatatatgaaattttctaaaatttctttagagaGAGCTGATGAGTGGCGACGGTGTTGAAGAACAAAACAATGTAATTGACTAAGTATTGAGTAAGAAGAATCAGGAGGCATAGAATGAGATACAAAgtgcaaaagaagagaaaaagaaacgtatcatactatactgtaatttaaaatacagtatagtattataaattgagagagagagagagagaaaccctaaacccgaaATCATAGGCaaagacaaataaacaaacacaaattcaTATATCCTAAAGCCAAAtctaaaatcctaaacccaaactctaaacccaaaccatataccataaactCGAACCTTAAACCataaccctaaacccaaactctgaccataaacccaaaccatataccctaaacccaagtcctaaaccctaaaaccaaaccctatacccaaaccatataccctaaacccaagtcctaaaccctaaaaccaaaccctatacccaaaccatatgccctaaacccaaaccctaaaccataaaccctaaaccaaaagtctaaaccctaaacccgaatcatataccctaaacccaaactctgaaccctaaacctgaaccatataccctaaacccgaaccatataccctaaacccaaaacctaatcctaaaccctaaacgcAAACCCTCATCCATTATgtgactatgctatacatattatggtatggaatactcgacacacccattaattttgtatatatgaaattctctaaaatttctttagagagagagagatgatgagtggcgtcggtgttggagaacaaaatagtgtaactgatcaagtagtgagtaagaagaatcatGAAGTAGAAAAGGAGATACAAattgcaaaagaaaagaaaaagaaatgtatcatattatactgtaatttaaaatagtatggaacaTATGACGCATGATATAGGGATAAggattatgaagaaaattagaatagTTTACACCatggaaaaagaaagagaaagatggatggaagagaaggagagagaggatGACAAATAGATGGAATATAACAACAATTCTATTCTATATTCCGTAAATATAAtagaatacaaaatatattatttgaacaTTATAtggtaaaaaaagaaagaaatataacaCAAGAAAGAATAGAAAAATGTGAGATGAGAAAGAGATAGAAAGATAGAAAGAAAGAGGAAGATATGGATGTAGATATAGGAGAGAAAAAACATGAGAGAtgaaaaaaagattatataatttataattctattctatattttataagtagAATAGCACATAATTACATTATAACTgtatatattcaattttataaatatatgttagttttacaaaattcaaaacatgtcatatacaaaaaaaaaatctatgttttttatagatatgtaaaaattttgaatatgttatttttgtactgataaaattagttaaaaagaGATGGGAAAGTGAGAAAAGACAATATAGGCAATATTATTGAAATATCATAGCCAAAAAGTTCTTATGGTTATagagtttttttgttgttttgctaTTGTCATTGCCTACAATTTCCCAACTAAATAAGCTACCTACGTATTTTTTGGCCGAACGTATATGTTATTACATCTTTGTATTCATATTTGATCATGAGTTATGACATTTCCTATCATACATAAATCAATAAATCAGTGTCTTTCTTtgttaacaagaaaaaaaaaaggagaaaatgaATTGGGAAGCGATGCAACAAACAAATAAGATGTCacatttgaagttttttttttttgtaaaagaaaatatagatataggATTAGTTAAATTTAGTGTCCTAGTTTAACAAATATCTCAAGGCCGAAGCAAGAGACAAAGTTGATGTAAATACATACAATTTCACATTTGAAGTTAATCGGTAATTTTCTTACGTTCGTCAATtgtgtttttgttcttttgtgcCGAAGAGAATTGATGCGTTTACGATGAGATAATGGAGGATTTATGCTCTCCACCATCTATAATCTTTCtatctcttcttttcttctttacaTTCATTCATTCAGGTAAACCGACCAAATAGACAAGGCCACACTGATAGCTGCTTAAAGGACATTGGAACGTACGTACTAAAAgcgaaaaaacagaaaaattatTCGGATACGTATTGACGGCATCAGTTGAGATGAAACTTGTCCATCTCGACCAGCCACATACAGAGCTAAGCTACCCAAACTACTTTTTGGTTTTTTGATTCGCAGAATATAATTACGATTATAGCTAGGTCGGTCgtgattttgttatttataactAAACAATGCAATTTAAGAGATTCAGTGACATTTGTAAGAGATTGCGCAATCTTTTTTTGCAGTAGGTGACAACTTTTTTGTATGGTATCCTTCTGATTAAAAAAGTACACTAgtgtttcaaataaataaaggCAAAATAGTTTTCTGGTAGCCTGATTTAATTATAGTATTTTTGGAACTGTATAAAGAGAACAAGGTATCTTTACCACAAAACTTGTTTATGTTAAGggtatttttatacaaatatctTGTTATAGATTATGATTTAGCAGAACTAATTGatgtagcaaaaaaaaaaactacaagaTGCTGACAAAAAATGATAGAAAGATTATATAATCTTTCAGACTTTTGGGAAAATAAAGTATGTTTCAGACTTTTGGGAAAATATTGATGTCCACATTTATAGAATATATACTAAttgttggcaaaaaaaaagataatacgATCATTATTTACATATgtaaattttcaattaaaatgatataagGTAACTAACAAATAGTGCCTAATTtcgaaagaaagaaagaaagaactaGACAAACAATAGCCCATCACTGACTGATGTTATCTAAAAGCATCTCCAAAAgcactttatatttttaagtttctcaaattctatatttagatttttaagcTAGTCTTCTcatagataaaattttaaaattatttgtattttatactatgatctttatatttatgatacttaatttaaatttatgaaaatataaataaatagcacatatataaatatattatagaaatattaattaacaaaatgatacGGTTTCTACAGTCGATTTAAttatcatttgggtatattggattgtatacatttctttgaattcaactataatatttttttattctaaatatagtatgattttgattaatttttttatttgcatttaggttgattgttgttttagatatgtaaatatattttagtaatttatgaataacttaagatatattgtgcttagaattaaataaaaataaaccaaattgtTTGATTCCAAGTTACGTAAATTAGTGTAAcgataatattttgaagtcgcatgcatatatataaattttacaaaagaactaaattgtaacagttggttaatattttgttttcatatgtTAATGTGTCTTGAGtcatcctataatttatatttataaaacaaattataattattataaaattatattttcttattgtaattaaatctatgattttcgatataagttggattagtgAAGTCACTcatgttataaatatattgagttagatatattctttcaaattcaaaccgaagtataattattttattataattaattcaagtcaaattaattttatttatcattaaatgtgtatgtattttcataatatatatcaaattaattgttgtttttaaagatattagAAAATAGAGCGATAATATATACGAAGTTTGTAACTGATACAAGACATatcaatatctaaaaataattaaaatatttttataaattgtaaataatttatacctttgattatggttatattagatacaacaaacaaaaaaaacataaaatttcaaaagcaaatttaatatttaaaatatacacaattttaataatgataaaatataatatatttacctctttaaagtatatagtgcgatgttgttttaaaatattttataattatttgatcaaaagatgtttcttgttaaattttttttttttttttttttgataactctctaaaataagcagtaaaacatctattagtttatgttacttaattattttatgtaatcatgtaaaacaatatatagatatataaaaaatatttctattactttgaaaatatattgatatattgttgtactgtttaaaattatgttttataagaaataatatttatttttctaatataagATAGTctgtgaaaatataaatataaagaaagtatattttatgttatttttaaatggaattttactattttgtgaaatttcctttttaatgaaataacattatttatacatatattttcgtttttaaattcgatttttaaactttataaatgtttcctttgttattatatatattatttggaatttttttaaaaaggaaactaaataaaaatcaataatagtatttaaatatagtattttttcattaagggtatcaatgtaatcaaccattgtgagagttaacgtgagcgcgacacataagaaactgacttctcaaataatattatagagattctATATTTTCGTAATGCTTTCATATATGATTAATTAGTGCATTTGttaagtttatttttctaatattgttgttttataaatctagttttgaaaaaacttattttaaagtttttatttaattttatttgtaaaattaaaattataaaagcaaatttgaaatatttactagttataaaattttgaaaaaaataaaaagattaaatgaaaaaaatatttaagaatcataaatataatatgtaaacaTAATGACCAAAATGCAATGAAAaatgtgaaacttcaaatttgaagttttgagttgtgacactctatatttgaagtttcactactcaaaattttaaatttgaaattttgaagttctttttttaagaccaaaaaacttcatatttgaaattataaactttatatttgaaattataagtgtcttttggagatgtttTAAATCGGAAGCAtgtaagattatttttattttttcgaaCGGATGCATCTAAGATGTTACCACATAAAACATTGCCATGGAATTAAAAAACCAACAataatgtaataaaatatttactgaATAAAAAAGACATGATACATTGGTTGGTCCATCAACTAAATCATCAGGATATAAGATAAGATTCTGTAAAATCTGATTCGTATCTTATTttactcctttttttttctttcctctgATAAATCGTGATCGCAGATTGCACATGACGATAGTGTAATGCATTTACATCACATCACA
This genomic stretch from Raphanus sativus cultivar WK10039 chromosome 3, ASM80110v3, whole genome shotgun sequence harbors:
- the LOC108843867 gene encoding uncharacterized protein LOC108843867 translates to MAAIYSLYIINKSGGLIFYKDCGTKGRMDTNDSMRVASLWHSMHAISQQLSPVYGCSGIDLLQADTFDLRCFQSLPGTKFFVVCEPGTPHMESLLRYIYELYTDFVLKNPFYEIEMPIRCELFDINLSQAVQSDRVALLGR